From the genome of Bacteroidales bacterium WCE2008, one region includes:
- a CDS encoding ribose 5-phosphate isomerase B, producing the protein MKIGICSDHAGFQYKTKLVAWLRKKGIEVTDFGTDSEASMDYSDVAHPLANAVEKGSVELGIALCGTGNGMAMTLNKHQGIRAGLAWSSEIGRLVKAHNNANILVMPARFISYRMAQRIIDTWLETKFEGGRHLRRIEKMPCR; encoded by the coding sequence ATGAAAATAGGAATTTGCAGCGACCACGCAGGCTTCCAGTACAAGACCAAGCTTGTCGCATGGCTCAGGAAAAAAGGAATTGAAGTGACAGACTTCGGCACTGACTCCGAAGCCAGCATGGACTACAGCGACGTGGCCCATCCGCTTGCAAACGCAGTCGAGAAAGGCAGCGTCGAGCTCGGAATCGCCCTCTGCGGCACCGGCAACGGCATGGCCATGACCCTGAACAAGCATCAGGGCATCCGCGCCGGCCTTGCATGGTCATCCGAAATCGGCCGTCTTGTCAAGGCCCATAACAACGCCAACATCCTCGTGATGCCGGCAAGGTTCATTTCCTACAGGATGGCCCAGCGCATCATCGACACCTGGCTCGAAACCAAGTTCGAAGGCGGAAGGCATCTCAGACGCATCGAAAAGATGCCTTGCCGTTAA
- a CDS encoding tRNA pseudouridine synthase B, protein MDPLIANKELKCLSNSIEDYPGGIIIPVDKPYRWTSADVIRKVKYAAKRHFGKKNLKVGHAGTLDPLATGVLLVCIGNATKLAETLQKHDKEYIAGITFGATTPSYDLEKEIDRLYPHDGVSEESVRAVLPGFLGEQEQIAPLFSAKSVDGVRAYELARKKYREAMASGESFDHADAETLARQRITISSIELLRYCPDGIPASEIEAAEGASSRINVTDNSSLHLPHAEIRVACSKGTYIRALARDLGEALGTGAHLDSLCRTRNGGFSVEDALSVDEATALLSAN, encoded by the coding sequence ATGGACCCGCTGATTGCAAATAAAGAATTGAAATGCCTCTCGAATAGCATAGAAGACTATCCGGGAGGCATTATCATACCTGTGGACAAGCCATACCGATGGACTTCAGCCGACGTGATCCGCAAAGTCAAGTATGCGGCAAAACGCCATTTCGGCAAGAAGAACCTGAAAGTCGGCCACGCGGGGACTCTCGATCCCCTCGCCACCGGCGTACTGCTGGTGTGCATCGGCAACGCCACCAAACTCGCTGAGACGCTCCAGAAACATGACAAGGAGTACATAGCCGGTATCACCTTCGGCGCGACGACTCCCTCATACGACCTGGAAAAAGAGATAGACAGGCTCTACCCTCACGACGGAGTCAGCGAAGAGTCAGTCAGGGCTGTCCTGCCCGGCTTTCTCGGAGAGCAGGAGCAGATCGCTCCCCTCTTCTCCGCCAAATCCGTCGACGGCGTCCGCGCCTATGAACTCGCAAGGAAGAAATACCGCGAGGCGATGGCCTCCGGAGAGAGTTTTGACCATGCAGACGCGGAGACTCTGGCCCGGCAGCGAATCACCATCAGCTCGATAGAGCTGCTCCGATACTGCCCGGACGGCATCCCTGCCTCCGAAATCGAAGCCGCCGAAGGCGCCAGCAGCAGGATCAATGTCACCGACAACAGCTCGCTGCATCTGCCTCATGCTGAGATAAGGGTGGCTTGCAGCAAAGGCACATACATCCGCGCTCTTGCCCGCGATCTGGGCGAAGCTCTCGGGACCGGAGCGCATCTCGACAGTCTCTGCCGCACCCGCAACGGCGGTTTCAGCGTAGAGGACGCCCTCTCCGTCGATGAGG